One Thalassospira marina DNA window includes the following coding sequences:
- the gatC gene encoding Asp-tRNA(Asn)/Glu-tRNA(Gln) amidotransferase subunit GatC, with protein MSSLDKETVRKIAFLSRINVSEEGLSELAGDLTRILDFVEELQEVDVEGCDPLTSVADLTLPLRKDEVTDGNIQQKVLANAPMTDAGCFVVPKVVE; from the coding sequence ATGTCGTCTTTGGATAAGGAAACAGTTCGCAAAATCGCATTTCTGTCACGTATCAACGTGTCCGAGGAAGGCCTGAGCGAACTGGCGGGAGATCTGACCCGTATCCTCGATTTTGTTGAGGAACTGCAAGAAGTTGATGTCGAGGGCTGTGACCCGCTGACGTCGGTTGCCGATCTGACCCTGCCGCTGCGCAAGGACGAAGTCACCGATGGCAATATCCAGCAAAAGGTGCTTGCAAATGCACCCATGACCGATGCTGGCTGTTTTGTTGTGCCGAAGGTGGTTGAATAA
- the ruvX gene encoding Holliday junction resolvase RuvX, which produces MICNDTQELLRYLSPAARILGLDLGTKTIGVALSDVGLQIATPYSLIKRKKFTRDIVELASIVDKQNVGAIVIGFPRELDGTIGTACHRVYAFVDEMDKHIDLPVLLWDERLSTSAVERILIGEADMTRKRRADVVDKAAAGYILQGALDNLNLHTDRGLVHDDDEDMDYDGEEE; this is translated from the coding sequence ATGATATGTAATGATACTCAGGAATTGCTGCGGTACCTTTCACCAGCAGCGCGGATTTTGGGCCTGGACCTGGGCACCAAAACCATTGGTGTTGCGCTTTCGGATGTCGGGCTGCAAATCGCAACGCCCTACAGCCTGATCAAGCGTAAAAAGTTCACCCGCGACATCGTCGAGCTTGCCTCGATCGTTGACAAACAGAATGTCGGCGCCATTGTCATCGGCTTCCCGCGTGAGCTGGATGGGACGATTGGCACGGCCTGCCACCGCGTTTATGCCTTTGTCGATGAAATGGACAAGCATATCGACCTGCCGGTTCTGCTGTGGGACGAACGCCTGTCAACGTCGGCTGTTGAACGTATCCTGATCGGCGAAGCCGACATGACCCGTAAACGCCGCGCTGACGTGGTTGACAAGGCAGCAGCAGGTTACATCCTGCAAGGTGCACTTGATAATCTTAACCTTCACACCGATCGCGGCCTTGTGCACGACGATGATGAAGACATGGATTATGACGGCGAAGAGGAATAA
- a CDS encoding VOC family protein, with product MGKQIDHLVLCVHDLDAACARYRQLGFAVTPRAVHPFGTGNALVQLDGMYLELLAVLDPEIIGPDNVDLPFSFAVYNRNFLRLREGMSMLALQSKDAHADRAAYSEAGAAAPEVFDFERKGETPDGRQVDLGFSLSFASHPLLRHGVCFSCQHHHPAENFYFPEYQNHPNSAVAIDQVFLTHWAAEAVEEFFSSMELDGLVDVGHQDELLARYPVGDCVLPDDGFAGFRLLVKDIEAIRAAALSLGAVECGEVLVLPPAHMFGVMLVIAQQKAA from the coding sequence ATGGGCAAGCAGATCGATCATCTGGTTTTATGTGTGCACGACCTTGATGCGGCCTGCGCGCGGTATCGCCAGTTGGGGTTTGCCGTTACACCGCGTGCCGTGCATCCCTTTGGCACGGGCAATGCTCTGGTTCAGCTGGATGGCATGTATCTGGAGCTTCTGGCCGTTCTCGACCCAGAAATTATCGGCCCGGATAATGTTGATCTGCCATTTTCATTTGCCGTTTATAACCGCAATTTCCTGCGCCTGCGTGAAGGCATGTCGATGCTGGCGTTACAGTCAAAAGATGCCCATGCCGACCGTGCGGCCTATAGCGAGGCGGGTGCTGCCGCCCCGGAAGTGTTTGATTTCGAACGCAAGGGCGAAACACCCGATGGTCGACAGGTGGATTTGGGTTTTTCGCTGTCTTTTGCCAGCCATCCTTTGCTGCGGCACGGCGTTTGTTTTTCCTGCCAGCATCATCACCCGGCGGAAAATTTTTATTTCCCGGAATATCAGAACCACCCCAATAGTGCCGTTGCCATCGACCAGGTGTTTTTAACCCACTGGGCGGCCGAGGCGGTGGAGGAATTCTTTTCTTCCATGGAATTGGATGGCCTTGTTGATGTCGGCCATCAGGACGAGCTTTTGGCCCGTTACCCGGTCGGGGATTGTGTTTTGCCCGATGATGGCTTTGCCGGTTTTCGCCTGCTAGTAAAGGATATCGAGGCTATCCGCGCGGCGGCATTGTCGCTGGGGGCCGTGGAATGCGGCGAGGTGCTGGTTTTGCCACCGGCACACATGTTTGGCGTGATGTTGGTTATCGCCCAGCAAAAAGCCGCCTGA